DNA sequence from the Parambassis ranga chromosome 1, fParRan2.1, whole genome shotgun sequence genome:
ttcaaCTACCGCGGCCGTACCAGCACTCTCTACCACGGGGGCCTCTGCTGGCATCTCCACTGCGGCGGCGAcctccacagcagctgcaggaacagcctcctcctcctcctccaccgccgccggagcagcttcttctgtgACTGCCGgctcagctgcagcttcagccACGGCCACTTCAGCAGCTGCTGGTTCCTCAGGTGCAGCTTCAGCGACGGGTTCAGCGACGGGTTCAGCGACGGGTTCAGCGACGGGTTCAGCGGCGGTCTCTGCTACCGGCTCTGACTCGGCGATGACGTCGACGGCTGGAGCTGCCACCTCCTCCACGGGGGCGGCTTcttctgcaggagctgctgcctCTGGTGCTGCAGGTTTAGAGGGTGGGAAGAGAAATGCATAAACCCTCAGAGGAAAACTTCTTTTTAGTGCTTCGTCCAGTGTGGGTCAGATTTCTAGgcctcttttgtgtgtttggatgatACTGCCAGGCTTAAATAACTTAATTTGGGCCTGCATACAGTGTTATCACTATCCCTGCAGCAAGAAGCCACACTGCTCCTCTAAAGGTGCCGTGTGGTTAAAGATCAAGAGCTCAGGTCTTACATGGTCTGAAGcaggtgaagcagctgctgttaaaaCTGTCAACATAATATGAGCGACGTGACGGCTAATCCTTAATCCCAACATGTCATTAGAGGGACAGGAATAAAACTGAAGGAAGAGTttgacacacagagctgcagatcaTCATTTATACATATTACTGGAGGAAAGGCAGTGAATGGGAATCTGACAGAAATCTTATCAGGCTTCTTTTTTTGGTCTTTTCAGCCACTGCAGCCATCTTCTTCATGTTGTAGCAACAAAAACGTCACATTTATGTGACAATACGATTCTTGATTTTCAGTATTTTAATCTGTTTcgacttttattttttttgtaatacaCTCAGTGGATTACACACTAGAGTGGTTCTCTGTCCATCGCTGCAGGAAGCTGTGCTTTAAACTCTATTTCGGACCAAAATCAACACGTCCGCGCTGCATGTACACAACTCAACCGGCTTATCCACATTACagagcagcgagcagctctgggCCCGGAGCCACGGCCTCGCCGGGCTGAGTAGACAAATAATTTGCAGACAGAAATCAAAACAGACAAGCATGATGAAGCCATTGAGAGGGATCGTTCTACCATGGATGATATTCAGTGGGTGTCTCTGAAACACGACCGTGGCCTCTCTTTTATGAaacctgtttttctgttttttgtttcttaacATGAAAAGTTATGAAGGCCGGCTCAGAATCACGTCACTATTCTCTATGTTACTTCAGATTTTATGATCTAAAAGGTGACAACTGGCTATTAACCTACTGTTTGTGAGCAATTTAAATAAAACTAGCAAATATTCTTAAAAAAGATGATCTAGCATCAGATACTTTGTCTAAAAATGCTGAAAAAAGCATCACAATCATCACAAATGACCTTATGTAGTATTGTGATATTGAGCAAATGATCACTTTTATCAATCAATCAGGTAAGGTGATCAGATCAATATTCATCTGTTACttataacacaaacacatgccaaAAATGATGAACTCTTAATGCACAATTagcaatgctaacatgctaaattAAGATGGTGAACATGGTTGACCTCCACTCCTAAATATTAGAAAGTTAACATTGGtgaccaggtgtgtgtgtctgagtgtgtctgagtgtgtgtgtgtgtgtgtgtgtgtgtgtgtgtgtgtgtgtgtgtgtgtctgaccttttGCCGTGGAGCCCATGTTGGCGAGTCTGTCCTCATAGCGCTCTGTATCACCGTTGACTGTCTTGTACGCCTTGGAGAAAGAAGGCAGATACGCACTTATTGCATTCCTGCACACAACCATTGATAACACAATGAAATGGTTACCAGTGTTACACAATGCTACCTCACACATTGACCaacagaacgtgtgtgtgtgtgtgtgtgtgtgtgtgacagtgagacagaggacacgtctGTCCAGACAGTGACTGCACATGGCAGCGTCCTGTCCGCTCACACTACACCGACAAGTTATCATCTAAACCTCTGAAGGTTCTGGCCTGCTGAACGAGCCTACCGGGCCCAGGTAAAGGTCCAGAGGCCCAAGGGCTCAGGGGGCCCTGAAGCCCAGGCCTGTGCACTTCTATGTTCTATATTTTCCTGCTAACGCTACTATGTAATCCATCAATCATATGACATGGCCCCTCGTATCTGAACAGGGCCGATGTGGTGCGTCTCTAGCAAGCTGCAGGTCTGAGTGCCGGAGGGTTAGAGGGGTCCGTTGACTCCGTCCCTGTCTCAAGCTGAAACAACATTTGGAGCTTTTTCAGAAACATGTCCAGGATATTGTGCACTGGTTTGTTCATGAAATGTCagaattgattgattgattgattgattgatcatgGACAATCAGATCTTAAGATctaacagactgcagcacagagcagctgaaGCAAAGCGTGGCGTCACCATGACAACGCTGGAAAGATCGATAGTTCGACACAGCAGCATTGTTACATCATTTGTCCTTGATTCAAATCAACACTGTTGGTCCTAAAACAGCAGGTTGAAGTGAAGCGAACAGACTCACACCCACTCATATTTTGCATCTGTTTGTATTGTATCTTACACATCAGGCTGCTCACTTTTCTGAATCTGATGTTAGCATTACAAGCTAAGCTTTGGCTGTAAGTTACCTTTgctacactgtattgatctgGCTGCTTCATAAAGGCAGCTAATAAAACAATTTACTAAGAGCGAGCTAGCTAAATGGCTGAATTAGACGCAGTTTGTCCACTCTGTGcgtcatttgtttgtgttatcaGACAAATaggctgctgtcactcaggcaCGGTGCCTCGGACAGAGCACGTACATCTAAATGTTTGACTAAATTTCTTTTAATGTTGTCACACTAAAGTTTAAAATGACCAAAAACCACCCAGAACCAGTCTGGATTCACAGATGTTTGGTGCTCACATAGACGACGGCAGCAGTGAGGCCTCCTCCACACAGAACAAAGTACGTCATGTTGGTGGAACCGCCAGGAACCCCGAAGGCCATGTGTCGCACCGGAGCTgctggaagacacacacagggttagACTGGGAAGCCCATCAGCTGGCACAAAGGACAGCACAGCATCAACATGTCTCTGTCCCTTAATCCAGTTACACAATACCAGGCTCTGGACACTTGTAGCAGAGGAGACGGAAAGATTTAGCAGCAGCCAAGCTAAACACCGAAATGTCCCTTAAACGAAataacacttcctgtttctcagATTTGCATCAACACAAACAACTTTAAAAGTGATGAGAGGAGATGCTgcttcaacacacagacagacacacacagacacacacactgggctgATCGTGGATGTCTGTGTTGTTGGCATGTTGTCGAACAGGAGAGCGAGGCTGTAAAAAGATTTGCTGGTGTTTAAAGGATTGCCAGTGGTGCATGAAGAGGAGGCCATAAATAAAACCACCCTGCAACCCAAACACTGGCTCAGCCtaatcgcacacacacacagtgtcacacacatgtacacatgacAATGACAGATGATCTCTTTAGCATGATttacacttctgtgtgtgtgtgtgcaagtggcTGAAGGAAATCTGTTTTCTGCCCTAATGACttattaaaggtcgggtaggagattttgagtcagccagattttgaaagtaaacacacgcccctttctctcggagctcaccctgaagccacgcctcccaaccagtctgtgacttcggccatcatgcccagagcaggaagagagtgacaaccggccaatactcctacagggtccacccggaggattggctgatgtttttatgttttatagcttcagatgattcatattcttcgttttaaagcgaaactgacgaactaatcggttgctatcggattgtaaagagaagttacactgatttaacaaaaagtgcatcagagtgaactctcctacccgacctttaacacACTAACTTAAAGGATGCTAAGGACAGTTCTGAACTGATGAGGCCGTTTCCTGAACATAAAAAATATAGAATTGTGGTCACAGAACACAGCAACCCAACtgaaagtgccaaaaactgcagttcctcaaacgaCCACTTGAGGCAATcctccatagacctccatggTAAAGTGTTTATCTTTACAGCCTAAATAAACATCAGTTTTATCAGTTTTAGGAAAACTTTAATAGAATGTTTTATTGAGTTTGAA
Encoded proteins:
- the LOC114431632 gene encoding uncharacterized protein LOC114431632 isoform X1 translates to MFCRRAWQKVGPLARRAFNPALRAAAPVRHMAFGVPGGSTNMTYFVLCGGGLTAAVVYAYKTVNGDTERYEDRLANMGSTAKAPEAAAPAEEAAPVEEVAAPAVDVIAESEPVAETAAEPVAEPVAEPVAEPVAEAAPEEPAAAEVAVAEAAAEPAVTEEAAPAAVEEEEEAVPAAAVEVAAAVEMPAEAPVVESAGTAAVVEAPPAPPAETAAPAASEAEPAPAAEAAA
- the LOC114431632 gene encoding uncharacterized protein LOC114431632 isoform X2, whose amino-acid sequence is MFCRRAWQKVGPLARRAFNPALRAAPVRHMAFGVPGGSTNMTYFVLCGGGLTAAVVYAYKTVNGDTERYEDRLANMGSTAKAPEAAAPAEEAAPVEEVAAPAVDVIAESEPVAETAAEPVAEPVAEPVAEPVAEAAPEEPAAAEVAVAEAAAEPAVTEEAAPAAVEEEEEAVPAAAVEVAAAVEMPAEAPVVESAGTAAVVEAPPAPPAETAAPAASEAEPAPAAEAAA